One part of the Leclercia sp. LSNIH1 genome encodes these proteins:
- the dapB gene encoding 4-hydroxy-tetrahydrodipicolinate reductase, which yields MHDAQVRVAIAGAGGRMGRQLIQATLQMDGVALGAALEREGSSLLGADAGELAGVAKTGVTVQSSLDAVKDDFDVFIDFTRPEGTLHHLAFCRQHGKGMVIGTTGFDDAGKQAIQDAAKVIPVVFAANFSVGVNVMLKLLEKAAKVMGDYTDIEIVEAHHRYKVDAPSGTALAMGEAIAQAMDKDLKTCAVYTREGHTGERVPGTIGFATVRAGDIVGEHTAMFADIGERVEITHKASSRMTFANGAVRSAIWLKGKKDGLFDMRDVLDLNNL from the coding sequence ATGCATGATGCACAGGTCCGTGTCGCAATTGCGGGCGCGGGTGGCCGTATGGGCCGTCAGTTAATTCAGGCTACGCTGCAGATGGATGGCGTTGCGCTTGGCGCCGCGCTGGAGCGCGAAGGCTCTTCTTTATTAGGCGCGGATGCCGGTGAGCTGGCAGGCGTGGCTAAGACGGGCGTTACCGTGCAGAGCAGCCTTGATGCAGTAAAAGATGACTTTGACGTGTTTATCGATTTTACGCGCCCGGAAGGCACGCTGCATCACCTGGCGTTTTGCCGCCAGCACGGCAAGGGCATGGTAATCGGCACCACCGGTTTTGACGATGCGGGCAAACAGGCGATTCAGGATGCGGCGAAAGTCATCCCTGTCGTATTTGCGGCCAACTTCAGCGTGGGCGTGAACGTGATGCTCAAGCTGCTGGAGAAAGCGGCGAAGGTGATGGGCGACTATACCGATATCGAGATCGTTGAAGCGCACCATCGCTACAAAGTGGATGCACCGTCAGGTACGGCCCTGGCGATGGGCGAGGCGATTGCCCAGGCGATGGATAAGGATCTGAAAACGTGTGCCGTCTACACCCGTGAAGGTCATACCGGCGAACGCGTTCCGGGCACCATTGGTTTTGCCACGGTGCGTGCCGGTGACATTGTAGGCGAACATACCGCGATGTTTGCCGATATTGGTGAGCGCGTTGAAATCACCCATAAGGCTTCCAGTCGTATGACTTTTGCAAATGGGGCTGTACGTTCTGCTATTTGGTTGAAAGGCAAAAAAGATGGTCTTTTTGACATGCGAGATGTGCTTGATCTTAACAACTTGTAA
- a CDS encoding LacI family DNA-binding transcriptional regulator, with the protein MTGITLADVAKRAGVSTATVSMVLCNKGRISQATREKVLRALDETGYVYNQTAANLRNRRSNQVGLLLHDITNPFYGEMTAGLSHEMERHDLLLFLANSEESSSRQQKFVDSLMRNNVCGMVLCAARETPQAFFDGLKRRTIPAIMVVRPLNDPDFDFVGTDNFLGTQLATEHLLRMGHRHIAFIGGSARSGSRAQRLGGFTSKLLEYGVTPNPEWIVTAQASQSDGARVALALLSRHPQITAAICYQDIVALGVMQSLRKLGREPGSDFALVGFDDITEAGLVQPALTTVSVAAKEIGRKAGELLFSRIQGNDEPPKRIILPPTLVVRESCGFR; encoded by the coding sequence ATGACGGGAATAACGCTGGCGGACGTGGCAAAACGGGCAGGCGTATCAACTGCAACGGTATCAATGGTGCTGTGCAACAAGGGGCGGATCTCCCAGGCCACGCGGGAGAAAGTACTCCGGGCGCTGGACGAGACGGGCTACGTCTATAACCAGACGGCGGCTAATCTGCGCAACCGGCGAAGTAACCAGGTCGGGCTGCTGCTTCACGATATTACCAACCCCTTCTACGGCGAAATGACGGCGGGGCTGAGCCACGAGATGGAGCGCCACGACCTGCTGCTGTTCCTGGCCAACAGCGAAGAGTCTTCATCGCGCCAGCAGAAGTTTGTTGATTCACTGATGCGCAACAACGTCTGCGGCATGGTGCTGTGTGCCGCGCGCGAAACGCCGCAGGCCTTTTTTGATGGCCTGAAGCGCCGCACTATTCCGGCCATTATGGTGGTGCGCCCGCTGAACGATCCAGATTTTGATTTCGTTGGCACTGATAACTTCCTCGGCACCCAGTTAGCCACGGAGCATCTGTTGCGGATGGGCCATCGCCATATCGCCTTTATCGGAGGAAGCGCGCGCTCCGGCTCGCGGGCGCAGCGCCTCGGGGGATTTACCAGCAAGCTGCTGGAGTATGGCGTAACGCCGAATCCGGAGTGGATCGTCACCGCCCAGGCCAGCCAAAGTGACGGGGCGCGCGTTGCGCTGGCACTATTGTCGCGCCATCCGCAGATCACAGCGGCTATCTGTTACCAGGACATCGTGGCGCTGGGCGTTATGCAGAGTTTACGCAAGCTGGGGCGCGAGCCGGGCAGTGATTTTGCGCTGGTCGGGTTCGATGACATTACCGAAGCGGGACTGGTTCAGCCTGCGTTAACCACGGTCTCCGTGGCCGCCAAAGAGATCGGTCGTAAGGCGGGCGAGCTGCTCTTTAGCCGCATTCAGGGGAATGACGAGCCGCCAAAGCGGATCATCCTGCCCCCTACGCTGGTAGTGCGTGAATCGTGCGGTTTTCGCTGA
- a CDS encoding YgdI/YgdR family lipoprotein, protein MRKNLLLTSIFTAAALFTVAGCSSNQAVKTTDGKTIVTDGKPQVDDDTGMMSIDNAETGQTEQINRDQVKSMGELDN, encoded by the coding sequence ATGCGTAAGAATCTTTTGCTGACTTCAATTTTTACTGCCGCAGCACTATTTACCGTTGCAGGTTGTTCCTCTAACCAGGCGGTGAAAACTACTGACGGTAAAACCATCGTCACCGACGGAAAACCGCAGGTAGATGACGATACTGGAATGATGTCTATTGATAATGCCGAAACCGGTCAGACGGAACAGATTAACCGCGATCAGGTGAAATCCATGGGTGAACTGGATAACTGA
- the carA gene encoding glutamine-hydrolyzing carbamoyl-phosphate synthase small subunit, translating into MIKSALLVLEDGTQFIGRAIGATGSAVGEVVFNTSMTGYQEILTDPSYSRQIVTLTYPHIGNVGSNAADEESSQVHAQGLIIRDLPLIASNYRSTEDLSSYLKRHNIVAIADIDTRKLTRLLREKGAQNGCIIAGDNLDAALAQEKAKAFPGLNGMDLAKEVTTAESYSWTQGSWTLAGELPEAKKEEELPFHVVAYDYGAKRNILRMLVDRGCRLTVVPAKTPADEVLKMNPDGIFLSNGPGDPAPCDYAIDAIKTFLETDIPVFGICLGHQLLALASGAKTVKMKFGHHGGNHPVKDIDNNTVMITAQNHGFAVDEASMPANLRVTHKSLFDGTLQGIHRTDKPAFSFQGHPEASPGPHDAAPLFDHFIELIEQYRKTAK; encoded by the coding sequence TTGATTAAGTCAGCGCTATTGGTTCTGGAAGACGGAACCCAGTTTATCGGTCGGGCCATTGGGGCAACAGGTTCGGCGGTTGGGGAAGTCGTTTTCAATACTTCAATGACCGGTTATCAAGAAATCCTCACTGATCCTTCCTATTCCCGCCAAATCGTCACTTTAACTTATCCCCATATTGGTAATGTCGGCTCCAACGCCGCTGATGAAGAGTCCTCCCAGGTCCACGCACAAGGTCTGATCATTCGTGACCTGCCGCTGATTGCCAGTAACTACCGCAGTACTGAAGACCTCTCTTCCTACCTGAAACGCCATAACATCGTGGCGATTGCCGATATCGATACCCGTAAGCTGACGCGTCTGCTGCGTGAAAAAGGTGCCCAGAACGGCTGCATCATCGCTGGCGACAACCTGGATGCGGCTCTGGCGCAGGAAAAAGCCAAAGCCTTCCCGGGTCTGAACGGTATGGATCTGGCAAAAGAAGTGACCACCGCTGAGTCCTACAGCTGGACGCAGGGTAGCTGGACGCTGGCTGGCGAACTGCCGGAAGCGAAAAAAGAGGAAGAGCTGCCGTTCCACGTGGTGGCCTACGACTACGGCGCCAAGCGCAACATCCTGCGTATGCTGGTGGATCGCGGCTGCCGCCTGACCGTTGTGCCGGCCAAAACCCCGGCAGACGAAGTACTGAAGATGAACCCGGACGGGATCTTCCTCTCTAACGGCCCGGGTGACCCGGCACCGTGCGATTACGCTATCGACGCGATTAAAACTTTCCTTGAAACCGACATTCCGGTATTCGGCATCTGCCTCGGCCATCAGCTGCTGGCGCTGGCGAGCGGTGCGAAAACCGTGAAGATGAAGTTCGGTCACCACGGTGGCAACCACCCGGTGAAAGATATCGACAACAACACGGTAATGATTACCGCACAGAACCACGGTTTTGCTGTCGATGAAGCCTCCATGCCTGCCAACCTCCGCGTCACGCACAAGTCGCTGTTCGATGGCACCTTGCAGGGCATTCATCGTACCGACAAACCGGCGTTCAGCTTCCAGGGACACCCGGAGGCAAGCCCAGGCCCGCACGATGCCGCGCCGCTGTTCGATCACTTCATCGAACTTATCGAGCAATACCGTAAGACCGCTAAATAA
- the carB gene encoding carbamoyl-phosphate synthase large subunit, whose protein sequence is MPKRTDIKSILILGAGPIVIGQACEFDYSGAQACKALREEGYRVILVNSNPATIMTDPEMADATYIEPIHWEVVRKIIEKERPDAVLPTMGGQTALNCALELERQGVLEEFGVTMIGATADAIDKAEDRRRFDVAMKKIGLDTARSGIAHNMEEALAVAADVGYPCIIRPSFTMGGTGGGIAYNREEFEEICARGLDLSPTNELLIDESLIGWKEYEMEVVRDKNDNCIIVCSIENFDAMGIHTGDSITVAPAQTLTDKEYQIMRNASMAVLREIGVETGGSNVQFSVNPKNGRLIVIEMNPRVSRSSALASKATGFPIAKVAAKLAVGYTLDELMNDITGGRTPASFEPSIDYVVTKIPRFNFEKFAGANDRLTTQMKSVGEVMAIGRTQQESLQKALRGLEVGATGFDPKVSLDDPEALTKIRRELKDAGAERIWYIADAFRAGMSVDGVFNLTNIDRWFLVQIEELVRLEEKVAELGINGLDADFLRMLKRKGFADARLAKLAGVREAEIRKLRDQYDLHPVYKRVDTCAAEFATDTAYMYSTYEDECEANPSVDRDKIMVLGGGPNRIGQGIEFDYCCVHASLALREDGYETIMVNCNPETVSTDYDTSDRLYFEPVTLEDVLEIVRIEKPKGVIVQYGGQTPLKLARALEAAGVPVIGTSPDAIDRAEDRERFQHAVDRLKLKQPANATVTTIEQAVEKAKEITYPLVVRPSYVLGGRAMEIVYDEADLRRYFQTAVSVSNDAPVLLDRFLDDAVEVDVDAICDGERVLIGGIMEHIEQAGVHSGDSACSLPAYTLSKEIQDVMREQVQKLAFELQVRGLMNVQFAVKDNEVYLIEVNPRAARTVPFVSKATGIPLAKVAARVMAGQTLAQQGVTKEIIPPYYSVKEVVLPFNKFPGVDPLLGPEMRSTGEVMGVGRTFAEAFAKAQLGSNSTMKKRGRALLSVREGDKERVVDLAAKLLKYGFELDATHGTAIVLGEAGINPRLVNKVHEGRPHIQDRIKNGEYTYIINTTEGRQAIEDSKLIRRSALQYKVHYDTTLNGGFATAMALNADATEKVISVQEMHAQISK, encoded by the coding sequence ATGCCAAAACGTACAGACATAAAAAGTATCCTGATCCTTGGCGCTGGCCCGATCGTTATCGGCCAGGCCTGTGAATTTGACTACTCTGGCGCCCAGGCGTGTAAAGCCCTGCGTGAAGAGGGTTACCGCGTTATTCTGGTGAACTCCAACCCGGCCACCATCATGACCGACCCGGAGATGGCCGATGCGACCTACATCGAGCCGATTCACTGGGAAGTGGTACGCAAAATCATCGAAAAAGAGCGTCCGGATGCCGTACTGCCAACCATGGGCGGCCAGACGGCGCTGAACTGTGCGCTGGAGCTGGAGCGTCAGGGCGTGCTGGAAGAGTTCGGCGTGACCATGATTGGTGCCACCGCCGACGCGATTGATAAAGCGGAAGACCGCCGTCGCTTCGACGTGGCAATGAAAAAAATCGGCCTCGACACCGCGCGTTCCGGTATTGCACACAATATGGAAGAGGCGCTGGCGGTTGCCGCTGACGTGGGTTATCCGTGCATCATCCGTCCTTCCTTCACCATGGGCGGCACCGGCGGCGGTATCGCTTACAACCGTGAAGAGTTCGAAGAGATTTGTGCCCGCGGTCTGGATCTTTCTCCAACCAACGAGCTGCTGATTGATGAATCACTGATCGGCTGGAAAGAGTATGAGATGGAAGTGGTGCGTGATAAAAACGACAACTGCATCATCGTCTGCTCTATTGAAAACTTCGACGCCATGGGCATCCACACCGGTGACTCCATCACCGTGGCACCCGCCCAGACCCTGACCGACAAAGAGTATCAAATCATGCGTAACGCCTCAATGGCGGTACTGCGTGAGATTGGCGTCGAAACCGGCGGCTCTAACGTGCAGTTCTCGGTTAACCCGAAGAACGGTCGTCTGATTGTTATCGAGATGAACCCGCGTGTATCCCGCTCCTCTGCGCTGGCATCGAAAGCCACCGGCTTCCCGATTGCCAAAGTGGCGGCGAAACTGGCGGTAGGTTATACCCTCGACGAGCTGATGAACGACATCACCGGCGGTCGTACTCCGGCCTCGTTCGAGCCGTCTATCGACTACGTTGTGACCAAAATTCCTCGCTTCAACTTCGAGAAATTTGCCGGTGCGAACGACCGTCTGACCACCCAGATGAAATCTGTCGGCGAAGTGATGGCCATTGGCCGCACCCAGCAGGAGTCCCTGCAGAAAGCGCTGCGCGGTCTGGAAGTGGGCGCCACCGGTTTCGACCCGAAAGTAAGCCTGGATGACCCGGAAGCCCTGACCAAAATCCGTCGTGAGCTGAAAGACGCGGGCGCCGAGCGTATCTGGTATATCGCCGACGCCTTCCGTGCGGGCATGTCCGTCGATGGCGTCTTCAACCTGACCAACATTGACCGCTGGTTCCTGGTGCAGATTGAAGAGCTGGTGCGTCTGGAAGAGAAGGTGGCAGAGCTGGGCATCAACGGCCTCGACGCTGACTTCCTGCGCATGCTCAAGCGTAAAGGCTTTGCCGACGCGCGTCTGGCTAAACTGGCGGGCGTACGCGAAGCGGAGATCCGCAAGCTGCGTGACCAGTACGACCTGCACCCGGTCTACAAGCGCGTGGATACCTGTGCGGCAGAGTTTGCGACCGACACCGCCTACATGTACTCCACCTATGAAGACGAGTGCGAAGCGAACCCGTCCGTTGACCGCGACAAAATCATGGTGCTGGGCGGCGGTCCAAACCGTATCGGCCAGGGCATCGAGTTCGACTACTGCTGCGTACATGCCTCCCTGGCGCTGCGCGAAGACGGTTACGAGACCATTATGGTCAACTGTAACCCGGAAACCGTCTCGACTGACTACGACACCTCCGACCGCCTCTACTTCGAGCCGGTAACGCTGGAAGATGTGCTGGAAATCGTGCGTATCGAGAAGCCAAAAGGGGTTATCGTGCAGTACGGCGGCCAGACTCCGCTGAAGCTGGCCCGCGCGCTCGAAGCGGCAGGTGTACCGGTTATCGGTACCAGCCCGGATGCGATTGACCGTGCGGAAGACCGCGAACGTTTCCAGCACGCCGTTGACCGTCTGAAGCTGAAACAGCCGGCTAACGCCACCGTTACCACCATTGAGCAGGCGGTTGAGAAGGCCAAAGAGATCACCTACCCGCTGGTGGTGCGCCCCTCCTACGTGCTGGGTGGCCGCGCAATGGAGATCGTCTACGACGAAGCCGACCTGCGCCGTTACTTCCAGACGGCGGTCAGCGTCTCTAACGATGCGCCAGTCCTGCTGGACCGCTTCCTGGACGATGCGGTAGAAGTGGATGTGGATGCTATCTGCGACGGCGAAAGAGTGCTGATTGGCGGCATCATGGAGCACATCGAGCAGGCGGGCGTGCACTCCGGCGACTCCGCATGTTCTCTGCCAGCCTATACGCTGAGCAAAGAGATTCAGGACGTGATGCGCGAGCAGGTGCAGAAACTGGCCTTCGAGCTGCAGGTACGCGGTCTGATGAACGTGCAGTTTGCGGTGAAAGACAATGAAGTCTACCTGATTGAAGTGAACCCACGTGCGGCACGTACCGTCCCGTTCGTCTCCAAAGCCACCGGTATCCCGCTGGCGAAAGTGGCGGCGCGCGTGATGGCTGGCCAGACGCTGGCGCAGCAGGGCGTAACCAAAGAGATTATCCCGCCGTACTACTCGGTGAAAGAGGTGGTGCTGCCGTTCAACAAGTTCCCGGGTGTTGACCCGCTGTTAGGGCCAGAGATGCGCTCAACCGGTGAAGTCATGGGCGTGGGCCGTACCTTCGCGGAAGCGTTCGCCAAGGCGCAGTTGGGCAGTAACTCCACCATGAAGAAACGGGGCCGTGCGCTGCTCTCCGTGCGCGAAGGCGACAAAGAGCGCGTGGTGGACCTGGCGGCGAAGCTGCTGAAGTATGGCTTTGAGCTGGATGCGACCCACGGCACCGCGATTGTGCTGGGTGAAGCGGGTATCAACCCGCGTCTGGTGAACAAGGTGCATGAAGGTCGTCCGCACATTCAGGACCGTATCAAGAATGGCGAATATACCTACATCATCAACACCACCGAAGGGCGCCAGGCGATTGAAGACTCCAAGCTGATTCGCCGCAGCGCGCTGCAGTACAAAGTGCACTATGACACTACCCTGAACGGCGGTTTTGCGACAGCGATGGCGCTGAACGCGGATGCCACCGAGAAGGTGATTTCTGTGCAGGAGATGCACGCGCAGATTAGCAAGTAA
- the kefF gene encoding glutathione-regulated potassium-efflux system oxidoreductase KefF → MILIIYAHPYPHHSHANKRMLDQVKTLEGVEIRSLYQLYPDFNIDIAAEQEAISRADLIVWQHPMQWYSTPPLLKLWIDKVFSHGWAYGHNGRALKGKSLLWAVTTGGGESHFDIGSFPGFEVLAQPLQATALYCGLNWLPPFAMHCTFVCDDETLQAQARHYKQRLLDWQEAHHG, encoded by the coding sequence ATGATACTCATTATCTACGCCCATCCTTATCCGCACCATTCGCATGCGAATAAGCGAATGCTCGATCAGGTAAAGACGCTGGAGGGTGTAGAAATCCGCTCGCTCTATCAGCTCTATCCTGACTTTAATATTGATATCGCCGCAGAGCAGGAGGCGATTTCCAGAGCCGATCTCATCGTCTGGCAGCACCCGATGCAGTGGTACAGCACGCCTCCGTTGCTGAAACTGTGGATCGATAAAGTCTTCTCGCACGGCTGGGCGTACGGTCATAACGGCAGAGCGCTCAAGGGTAAAAGCCTGCTGTGGGCGGTGACCACCGGTGGCGGCGAAAGCCATTTCGATATCGGTTCCTTCCCCGGCTTTGAGGTGCTGGCGCAGCCGCTGCAGGCGACCGCGCTCTACTGCGGGCTCAACTGGCTCCCGCCATTTGCTATGCACTGCACCTTCGTTTGCGACGACGAAACCCTTCAGGCGCAGGCGCGCCACTACAAACAACGTTTACTCGACTGGCAGGAGGCGCACCATGGATAG
- a CDS encoding autotransporter family protein produces MGGDINNAGKILGAEYGIKIHEDSSNVNIANTGTIQGKTAFTSGASVIIDNDGMLKGGTDNGILLDASGKSNLNNRGQIEADVNGVVVTGNHRLNIGNNGLIKGSESAITFESTQANTLTLGQGSVLDGDVISTNSTTNTLALLNSGSEDSNFRGLNAGDGFASLSMDGTDWSLTGNIDIIGAGDSIKINSGKLTLAGIVKNDAGNTLISEAGHLQLGNGDQTGFLTGTLTNNGTFTFNQGSDSVFAGDITGSGNVKKIDANLLTLTGNNSYTGNTLLNSGTTLIAEGATLGTSGNTATVTVGNRATFASAGTVNNNINILNGGTLASWNAISGNSVTPSTANTINGNVTNSGTLQVNGLNDHVGNRFVINGNYTGTSGSQILMNSVLGEDDSATDHLTITGDSAGQSGIRISNIGGLGAQTVNGMQVVKVSGNSDAAFSLSRPVVAGAWEYSLNKHTDGNWYLESANTSPSPAPEPTPDPTPDPTPAPQPAPEPDDNGNNTNPDDGGYTPPAPSNMAPEVGAYMGNYLAAQGMFLHKRDDRDQLTLRDGEDLNTWMYVKGRYHDNDVAGGKVNYDTTQYVMQVGSDFISKQMDTGVLHSGMMFGAGQAKTDSTSTGSHRSAHGKVDGVNVGVYATWQEDQKLRKGSYIDSWASYGWYHNGLRSDGRDNESYNSHGFAVSLEAGHAWIVDSENERTWKIEPQIQAIYSYLDQENHKDADGVRISTLDNDSVLGRVGVKSSYFDQKDVQAWQPYVAVNWLKGAGQNDIAFNGETFSNDTPDDRAQLELGVTGKLNETTLISLRASGEWGENSYDAYGGHILLNHRW; encoded by the coding sequence ATGGGTGGGGACATAAACAACGCCGGTAAAATTCTGGGGGCAGAATACGGTATTAAAATTCATGAAGATTCAAGTAACGTCAACATCGCAAATACCGGTACGATCCAGGGTAAAACCGCGTTCACCTCCGGTGCCAGTGTCATCATTGATAATGATGGAATGTTAAAAGGCGGCACCGATAACGGTATCCTGCTTGATGCTTCAGGCAAAAGTAATCTTAATAATCGGGGGCAGATCGAGGCTGATGTTAACGGTGTTGTCGTCACGGGTAATCACAGACTTAATATAGGAAATAATGGCCTGATAAAAGGTTCAGAAAGTGCAATTACCTTTGAGAGTACCCAGGCTAATACGCTGACTTTGGGGCAAGGATCTGTGCTTGATGGCGATGTTATCTCCACCAATTCCACAACAAACACCTTAGCGTTACTGAATAGCGGCTCAGAAGACAGCAATTTCCGCGGCCTGAACGCAGGTGATGGCTTTGCTTCGCTGTCTATGGACGGTACTGACTGGTCACTGACCGGCAACATCGATATTATCGGCGCGGGTGACTCAATTAAGATCAACTCAGGTAAACTGACTCTGGCGGGCATCGTAAAAAACGACGCCGGTAATACCCTGATTTCAGAGGCAGGCCATCTTCAGCTGGGTAATGGTGACCAAACAGGCTTTCTGACCGGCACCCTGACCAATAACGGCACCTTCACGTTCAACCAGGGCTCCGACTCTGTTTTCGCAGGGGATATTACCGGCAGCGGCAACGTTAAAAAAATCGATGCTAATCTGTTAACCCTGACCGGCAATAACAGCTATACCGGCAATACCCTACTGAATAGCGGTACCACCCTGATCGCAGAAGGCGCAACCCTGGGCACCAGCGGCAATACCGCTACCGTCACCGTTGGCAATAGAGCAACCTTTGCCAGCGCCGGAACCGTTAATAACAACATCAATATTCTTAACGGCGGTACCCTCGCCTCCTGGAATGCCATCTCTGGCAATAGCGTAACGCCTTCAACTGCGAATACCATCAACGGTAATGTGACCAACAGCGGTACGCTGCAGGTCAATGGTCTTAATGACCACGTCGGCAACAGATTCGTCATTAACGGCAACTATACCGGGACGAGCGGTAGCCAGATCCTGATGAACAGCGTGTTGGGAGAGGATGATTCTGCTACCGATCACCTGACCATTACCGGTGATAGCGCCGGCCAGTCCGGTATCCGCATCTCGAATATCGGTGGTCTGGGTGCGCAAACCGTTAACGGTATGCAGGTTGTCAAAGTTAGTGGTAACTCCGACGCCGCATTCTCCCTTTCCCGACCTGTTGTTGCCGGTGCCTGGGAATACAGCCTGAACAAGCACACCGACGGTAACTGGTACCTGGAATCTGCGAACACTTCGCCTTCCCCTGCGCCCGAGCCAACACCCGATCCAACGCCAGACCCAACGCCAGCCCCTCAGCCGGCACCAGAGCCGGATGATAACGGCAACAATACCAACCCTGATGATGGTGGCTATACCCCACCAGCACCGTCTAACATGGCCCCTGAAGTCGGCGCCTATATGGGTAACTACCTGGCAGCCCAGGGGATGTTCCTGCACAAACGTGACGATCGCGATCAGCTGACGCTGCGCGATGGTGAGGATCTCAATACCTGGATGTATGTCAAAGGCCGCTATCACGACAATGACGTGGCAGGCGGAAAAGTAAACTATGACACGACCCAGTACGTCATGCAGGTTGGCAGCGATTTCATCAGCAAGCAGATGGATACTGGTGTTCTGCATAGTGGGATGATGTTTGGCGCAGGCCAGGCGAAAACCGACTCCACCTCTACCGGCAGCCACCGTTCCGCGCACGGCAAGGTCGATGGTGTGAACGTTGGCGTCTACGCCACCTGGCAGGAAGATCAGAAGCTGCGTAAAGGCAGCTATATCGACAGCTGGGCCTCTTACGGCTGGTATCACAACGGCCTGAGAAGCGATGGGCGCGACAATGAATCTTACAACAGCCACGGTTTTGCCGTGTCGCTGGAAGCGGGCCATGCCTGGATTGTTGATTCAGAAAACGAGAGAACCTGGAAAATCGAGCCGCAAATTCAGGCGATTTACAGCTACCTGGACCAGGAAAATCATAAGGATGCCGACGGCGTACGGATCTCTACCCTTGATAACGACAGCGTACTTGGCCGCGTAGGGGTGAAATCCAGCTACTTTGACCAGAAAGATGTTCAGGCGTGGCAGCCTTATGTGGCAGTTAACTGGCTGAAAGGGGCAGGACAGAACGACATCGCTTTCAACGGCGAAACCTTCAGCAACGATACCCCGGACGACCGCGCACAGCTGGAGCTGGGCGTAACGGGCAAGCTGAACGAGACCACCCTGATCTCGCTGCGCGCCAGCGGCGAATGGGGCGAAAACAGCTACGACGCCTATGGCGGTCATATCCTGTTAAATCACCGCTGGTAA